One window of Thermocoleostomius sinensis A174 genomic DNA carries:
- a CDS encoding Zn-dependent hydrolase, with protein MTVLTKKLTINGDRLNANIDRLAKVGKLENGDICRLAFTPADLQARYLVQQWMSEAGMTVRIDAAGNVIGRYSGRVEDAPALATGSHIDTVPSGGPYDGVLGVLAGIEMVRTLHEQHLHLDHPIEVIVFTDEESSMIGCQAMAGTALLQAPDRYRPKIGGSIEAHLETIGGNWDALATAKRTKRDMAAFVELHVEQGAVLEQFEMAIGVVQGVVGMRRHSITILGQENHAGTTPMTARQDALVAAAQVILAVQQMALRQPSQPVATVGFLNVSPNAANIVPGRVDLMVDMRDLSEACLNEMEQQLADTLQSIAQATHTDISIAPVLCVDPTPAALLIQETIAQVCQDSGLGYCSLPSRAGHDAMEMGRFTDMGMIFVPSQNGLSHSGQEYTSPEQCTQGANVLLQTFLQLDRLYPL; from the coding sequence ATGACCGTTTTAACAAAAAAGCTGACCATCAATGGCGATCGGCTTAATGCTAACATCGATCGCCTAGCGAAGGTGGGGAAGTTGGAGAATGGTGATATTTGTCGGTTGGCCTTCACGCCCGCAGATTTGCAAGCGCGCTATCTAGTGCAGCAGTGGATGAGCGAAGCCGGAATGACGGTGCGCATTGACGCTGCTGGAAATGTGATTGGGCGCTATTCTGGCCGAGTCGAAGATGCACCTGCTTTGGCTACCGGATCGCATATCGATACCGTGCCGTCGGGTGGTCCCTATGATGGCGTATTAGGTGTACTGGCAGGGATTGAGATGGTGCGAACCCTGCACGAACAACATCTTCATCTAGATCACCCGATCGAGGTCATTGTGTTTACTGACGAAGAGAGCAGTATGATTGGCTGTCAGGCAATGGCTGGTACAGCCCTGCTGCAAGCGCCCGATCGTTATCGCCCCAAAATTGGCGGATCGATCGAAGCCCATCTGGAAACAATTGGCGGCAATTGGGATGCTCTAGCAACCGCAAAACGCACCAAGCGCGACATGGCCGCCTTTGTGGAATTGCACGTCGAACAGGGGGCAGTGTTGGAACAATTCGAGATGGCGATCGGGGTGGTGCAAGGCGTGGTAGGAATGCGGCGACACTCCATCACCATCCTTGGACAAGAAAACCATGCCGGAACTACTCCGATGACTGCTCGCCAAGATGCGCTGGTGGCTGCCGCCCAGGTGATCCTAGCTGTACAGCAAATGGCCCTGCGTCAACCGAGCCAACCAGTCGCCACCGTTGGATTTTTGAATGTCTCGCCCAACGCGGCCAACATTGTGCCCGGTCGAGTAGACCTGATGGTGGATATGCGCGATCTGTCCGAAGCCTGCCTCAACGAGATGGAACAGCAATTGGCAGATACCCTTCAGTCGATCGCCCAAGCTACCCATACCGACATCAGCATAGCTCCAGTGCTGTGCGTTGATCCGACCCCCGCTGCTTTGCTCATTCAAGAAACGATCGCTCAGGTTTGCCAAGACTCAGGGTTGGGCTACTGCTCATTACCCAGCCGGGCAGGACATGACGCGATGGAAATGGGACGGTTTACAGACATGGGTATGATTTTTGTGCCGAGCCAGAACGGACTCAGCCACTCTGGTCAAGAATATACATCGCCTGAGCAATGCACCCAAGGAGCCAATGTTTTGCTGCAAACCTTTCTGCAACTCGATCGACTCTATCCGCTGTAA
- a CDS encoding GntR family transcriptional regulator, translated as MSISLNSIQRSKSLYEQTYDALRTSILTGDLEPGARLVETQLAEQLQVSRTPIREAIRQLQRDNLVTADANGSLRVTTISIADVAQLYDCRIALEQLSVEAACQNATALQLRRLEDLVSQAEHLQTQPWAQSARSPRSSSYLLDLDYQFHHTIAESSQNRWLVTLLEQVFDQMTLLRVQTTRHNPRVLEIRLEHRQIFTAIAQRDVVASVDAIRSHLIASKARVIQEVKNLHVAIGDSEAGD; from the coding sequence TTGTCCATATCTCTCAACTCAATTCAGCGAAGTAAATCTCTATATGAGCAAACCTATGATGCCCTGCGCACTAGTATTCTCACTGGAGATTTAGAACCAGGAGCACGACTAGTAGAAACTCAACTGGCCGAACAGCTTCAAGTCAGCCGCACCCCTATTCGTGAAGCCATTCGACAACTGCAACGGGATAATTTAGTGACAGCCGATGCAAACGGAAGCTTGCGAGTCACCACAATCTCGATCGCCGATGTGGCTCAGTTGTATGATTGTCGTATTGCCCTAGAACAGTTGTCAGTTGAAGCAGCTTGTCAAAATGCCACCGCCTTGCAACTGCGACGGCTTGAAGACTTGGTATCACAAGCTGAGCATCTCCAAACCCAACCTTGGGCCCAATCCGCTCGATCGCCCCGCTCCAGTTCCTATCTGTTGGATTTGGATTACCAGTTTCACCATACGATCGCGGAAAGTTCGCAAAATCGCTGGTTGGTGACGTTGCTGGAACAAGTGTTCGACCAAATGACCCTGCTGCGGGTGCAAACCACTCGCCACAACCCCAGGGTGTTGGAAATCCGGTTAGAACATCGCCAGATTTTTACTGCCATAGCCCAACGGGATGTAGTGGCATCCGTGGATGCAATTCGATCGCACCTGATCGCCAGCAAAGCCAGAGTGATTCAAGAAGTGAAGAATTTGCATGTGGCGATCGGCGATTCAGAGGCAGGAGACTAG
- a CDS encoding allophanate hydrolase-related protein, producing MHRVFICGSALRGQPDHQNLQSAIFIKETKTLPLYRLHAAENGWHPAIYQVETGGISIPGEIYELTPEQFEYLATNEPPHMYPAEVKLEGNEVATAFLYPQELVEQYNWLDISDYGGWAAYKKATATA from the coding sequence ATGCATCGCGTGTTCATTTGTGGGTCAGCATTGCGCGGTCAGCCCGATCACCAAAATTTGCAATCTGCAATCTTTATTAAGGAAACGAAAACGCTACCGCTCTACCGGCTTCATGCGGCGGAAAATGGCTGGCATCCAGCAATCTACCAAGTCGAAACGGGTGGCATTTCAATTCCGGGTGAAATCTATGAGCTGACGCCAGAGCAGTTTGAATATTTGGCAACCAATGAACCGCCGCATATGTATCCGGCTGAGGTGAAGTTAGAGGGCAATGAGGTGGCGACGGCGTTTCTCTATCCACAGGAGCTAGTGGAGCAGTATAACTGGCTCGATATCTCTGACTATGGCGGTTGGGCTGCCTACAAAAAAGCGACGGCCACCGCTTAG
- the ispE gene encoding 4-(cytidine 5'-diphospho)-2-C-methyl-D-erythritol kinase — MQSYSLLAPAKINLYLEIIGDRPDGYHELAMILQSIALADRIDLRANGTDQIRVHCDDPQVPADDSNLAYRAAALMATQFPDAYNRYGGVDITLHKHIPMGAGLAGGSTDAAAVLVGVDLLWKLGLTQTEIQELAAQLGSDIPFCVTGGTAIATGRGEKLAPLPSLDRLHAVLAKYHSIGVSTAWAYKTYRQQFHDSYVTDPSTLLDRSRRVHARAIVEAIMQHDNHCIGQLLHNDLERVVFPAYPSVAHLKQTLMQFYPLGVMMSGSGSTVFALVETAEQAYHLQQQLRQAISDPDLGIWTTQLIAHGVQLMHS; from the coding sequence ATGCAATCCTATTCGCTCCTTGCGCCTGCCAAAATTAATCTCTATCTGGAAATTATTGGCGATCGTCCCGACGGTTATCATGAATTGGCAATGATTCTGCAAAGCATTGCCTTAGCCGACCGAATTGATTTGCGCGCCAACGGCACCGATCAAATCCGAGTTCACTGCGATGATCCGCAAGTGCCAGCCGATGACAGCAACCTGGCCTATCGAGCAGCGGCGCTGATGGCAACTCAGTTTCCAGACGCTTACAACCGCTACGGCGGCGTGGATATCACTCTGCACAAGCACATTCCGATGGGAGCAGGGCTGGCTGGCGGCTCTACGGATGCGGCAGCAGTACTGGTAGGGGTGGACTTGCTCTGGAAACTGGGGCTGACGCAAACAGAAATTCAAGAGTTAGCGGCGCAACTGGGATCGGATATTCCCTTTTGTGTCACAGGCGGCACTGCCATTGCCACCGGACGCGGAGAGAAACTAGCTCCTTTGCCCAGCCTCGATCGCCTTCATGCCGTGCTGGCAAAGTATCACAGCATTGGGGTGTCCACTGCTTGGGCGTACAAAACCTATCGCCAACAGTTTCATGATTCCTATGTCACTGATCCGTCCACCTTACTGGATCGATCGCGGCGAGTTCATGCGCGGGCGATTGTAGAAGCCATTATGCAGCACGATAATCATTGCATCGGGCAGTTGTTGCATAACGATCTAGAGCGTGTGGTATTTCCCGCTTATCCTTCCGTCGCTCATCTGAAACAAACCCTGATGCAGTTTTACCCACTGGGCGTGATGATGTCTGGCTCTGGCTCAACGGTGTTTGCACTGGTAGAAACCGCTGAACAGGCCTATCACCTGCAACAGCAATTGCGGCAGGCCATTTCTGACCCAGATTTGGGTATTTGGACTACACAACTAATTGCACATGGCGTTCAGTTGATGCATTCTTGA
- a CDS encoding di-heme oxidoreductase family protein, translated as MTIIKGMGRRSAGARQIRLILLFGIALIAGIFLSNGLFSAGFSPGFDRGFVVQAQTSIPMAGGTTTVSNRSSSAYEQPSAGLSAAEVNRHLKGDLAFEAVFVTAPAPLNSGLGPLFNNASCAGCHLRNGRGLPQPGQLLARVSLPAIEASSSDAPGMPIANYHPEATVDLESTPPVPGLGTQIQDHGVYGQAPEATVDLQWQEQTGQYGDGTPYRLRSPQPRITLRDGSPLPPSVQVSLRLPPPVFGLGLLEAVPDTDILALADPEDRNQDGISGRPNQVWDVVQQTTALGRFGLKANQPNLLQQSAAAYVNDMGITNPLFPNPDGSSDIDRTTLDQATFYVQTLAVPGRTLLDDPEVQRGEMLFTVANCAACHVSELRTGNHPIPVLTNQVIHPYTDLLLHDLGDGLADHRSDFQATGTEWRTSPLWGIGLTQTVLPYSSYLHDGRARTLEEAILWHSGEAEASKEAFRTMSAADRAALIRFLRSL; from the coding sequence ATGACCATCATCAAAGGTATGGGACGGCGATCGGCTGGGGCTAGGCAGATTCGTTTGATACTGCTGTTTGGGATCGCGCTGATCGCTGGTATTTTCTTATCCAATGGACTGTTCTCCGCTGGCTTCTCCCCTGGGTTCGATCGCGGGTTTGTTGTCCAAGCCCAAACTTCAATCCCTATGGCTGGAGGAACCACCACCGTTTCAAATCGCAGTTCTAGCGCTTACGAGCAGCCCTCAGCCGGATTAAGCGCCGCTGAAGTGAATCGCCATCTCAAAGGTGATCTGGCATTCGAGGCAGTGTTTGTCACCGCCCCAGCCCCACTTAATTCAGGGTTAGGGCCGTTGTTTAACAATGCTTCTTGCGCAGGATGCCACTTGCGCAATGGGCGCGGCCTACCGCAACCAGGGCAATTGCTTGCCCGTGTTAGTTTGCCAGCCATTGAAGCATCCAGTTCCGATGCACCTGGAATGCCGATCGCCAACTATCATCCCGAAGCAACGGTCGATCTAGAAAGTACCCCGCCGGTTCCTGGCTTGGGCACGCAAATTCAAGATCACGGAGTCTATGGGCAGGCTCCAGAGGCAACGGTAGACCTTCAGTGGCAGGAACAGACAGGACAGTATGGCGATGGTACTCCTTATCGGCTCCGATCACCGCAACCTCGCATTACCTTGCGAGACGGCAGTCCATTGCCACCGTCAGTGCAGGTGTCGTTGCGGTTGCCGCCGCCTGTTTTTGGACTTGGGCTGTTAGAAGCCGTTCCTGACACGGACATTTTGGCGTTGGCAGACCCAGAAGACAGAAATCAGGATGGGATTTCAGGTCGCCCCAATCAAGTTTGGGATGTGGTTCAGCAGACCACTGCCTTGGGACGGTTTGGCTTAAAGGCAAATCAACCCAACCTGCTGCAACAATCGGCAGCCGCCTATGTCAACGATATGGGAATTACCAATCCGTTGTTTCCCAACCCAGACGGTTCCAGCGACATCGATCGCACTACCCTCGACCAGGCCACATTCTATGTACAAACACTTGCGGTTCCGGGCCGCACCTTGCTCGACGATCCCGAGGTGCAGCGGGGCGAAATGTTATTTACTGTTGCTAACTGCGCCGCGTGCCATGTATCGGAATTACGAACAGGCAATCACCCCATTCCAGTGCTGACGAATCAAGTAATTCACCCGTACACCGATTTGCTGCTACACGATTTAGGAGATGGATTAGCTGATCATCGATCGGATTTTCAAGCAACTGGCACAGAATGGCGAACTTCTCCGTTGTGGGGAATTGGTTTAACGCAAACTGTATTGCCTTACTCTAGTTACCTACACGATGGTCGCGCCCGCACCCTTGAGGAAGCCATTCTTTGGCACAGCGGTGAAGCAGAAGCCTCCAAAGAAGCATTTAGAACTATGTCCGCTGCCGATCGCGCTGCTCTGATCCGGTTTTTGCGATCGCTGTGA
- a CDS encoding imelysin family protein: MHLSPFSLMFLPRSMPYVGPCTKVVLAASLLTLLGGLSRQSLTLGAPAIPPEPFITAEDPRTEAVSRSIDQATSRQLVGDFADRVVVATYEELVVRSEELVATVNAFISNPTDQTLQAARESWITARFPWEQSEAFAFGPADSLGYDGALDDWPVNEADVLAVINSEEELTPEYIATLQTTQQGFHAIEFILFGVENDKTVDDFSERELAYLQAATIAFDQTAKALLQSWVTGIDGNPPYRQVLATAGDSSNPAYLTANAAVEEIVQGMLGCLDEVANEKIGEPLETKDTVTLESRFSQTTLNDLHNNLLSVRNAYLGSISASDTGYSLSAWVAEQNPALDDQIKRELEAAIDAVAAIPGPVETNLEEADTIAQMEAAQAAILQVFNTLQSEVLPQVQAG; the protein is encoded by the coding sequence ATGCATCTAAGTCCATTCTCATTGATGTTCCTGCCTCGATCGATGCCATATGTTGGGCCGTGTACCAAGGTGGTGTTGGCCGCCAGCCTACTGACTCTGCTTGGTGGTTTGAGCCGTCAATCTTTGACCCTGGGCGCACCAGCCATCCCACCGGAACCGTTCATCACTGCGGAAGATCCCAGGACTGAAGCTGTCAGCCGTAGTATCGATCAGGCGACTAGTCGTCAATTGGTCGGTGATTTTGCCGATCGAGTCGTTGTTGCCACCTACGAAGAGCTAGTGGTTCGATCAGAGGAACTAGTGGCAACTGTCAATGCCTTTATCAGCAATCCCACCGATCAAACCCTGCAAGCTGCCCGCGAGTCTTGGATCACTGCTCGTTTTCCGTGGGAACAGAGCGAGGCTTTTGCCTTTGGCCCAGCAGACTCTCTGGGATACGATGGTGCTCTAGATGATTGGCCGGTGAACGAAGCAGATGTTCTGGCAGTAATCAATAGTGAAGAAGAGTTAACACCTGAATACATCGCTACGTTGCAAACCACACAACAGGGCTTTCACGCCATTGAATTCATTCTATTTGGAGTCGAAAACGACAAAACAGTCGATGATTTCTCGGAACGGGAACTAGCATATCTGCAAGCAGCGACGATCGCCTTTGATCAGACCGCCAAAGCACTCTTACAAAGTTGGGTAACGGGAATAGATGGCAATCCGCCGTATCGTCAGGTCCTAGCGACAGCCGGCGACAGCAGTAACCCTGCTTATTTAACAGCCAATGCAGCAGTGGAAGAAATTGTGCAGGGAATGTTGGGTTGCTTAGACGAAGTTGCCAACGAGAAGATCGGTGAACCACTGGAAACAAAGGATACAGTCACTTTAGAAAGCCGCTTCAGTCAAACCACCTTAAATGATTTGCATAACAACCTTCTGAGTGTAAGAAATGCTTATCTTGGCAGCATTTCTGCTTCGGATACGGGCTATAGTTTGAGTGCATGGGTGGCAGAACAAAATCCTGCTTTAGATGACCAAATTAAACGCGAGTTAGAAGCGGCGATCGATGCGGTAGCGGCGATTCCAGGGCCGGTCGAGACAAACCTTGAAGAGGCTGACACCATTGCTCAGATGGAAGCGGCTCAAGCCGCCATTTTGCAAGTTTTTAACACGCTGCAATCTGAGGTACTCCCCCAGGTGCAGGCAGGATAG
- a CDS encoding Uma2 family endonuclease, giving the protein MAAIILDLKPFVDLSDDQFYQLCQNHRDLKFERTSQGELVIVTPVGGEGGSREADLIGDLVYWNRRTQLGKVFSSSTCFKLPNGANRSPDVAWVMQERWNQLTPEQQKKFPPLCPDFVIELRSESDALELLQQKMQEYINNGLRLGWLINPQDRQVEIYKTNQMRQVLDNPQQLNGNDVLPGFMFDLSLIWD; this is encoded by the coding sequence ATGGCTGCAATTATTTTGGATCTCAAACCCTTTGTTGACCTAAGCGATGACCAATTTTATCAACTGTGCCAAAACCACCGTGACCTAAAATTTGAACGGACTTCCCAGGGAGAATTAGTTATCGTGACGCCAGTTGGAGGAGAAGGAGGCAGCCGTGAGGCAGACTTAATTGGAGATTTGGTGTATTGGAATCGCCGCACCCAACTCGGTAAGGTATTCAGTTCTTCTACTTGCTTCAAACTTCCAAATGGAGCTAATCGATCACCTGATGTAGCCTGGGTGATGCAGGAGCGGTGGAATCAACTCACACCAGAGCAACAAAAAAAGTTCCCCCCCCTTTGTCCCGATTTTGTGATTGAGTTGCGCTCTGAGAGTGATGCGCTGGAGCTACTGCAACAAAAGATGCAGGAGTACATCAATAATGGATTACGCTTAGGATGGCTAATCAATCCTCAAGACCGGCAAGTAGAAATTTATAAAACGAATCAAATGAGACAGGTTCTTGACAATCCTCAGCAACTAAATGGAAATGATGTGCTGCCGGGATTTATGTTCGATTTATCTCTGATTTGGGATTGA